The Caldicellulosiruptor changbaiensis genome has a segment encoding these proteins:
- the dnaN gene encoding DNA polymerase III subunit beta: MRFVVDKSTLQDNISKVIPAAASTKVTSILECVLIEAEDVVVFTTNDMKMQMQTEFQAEILERGAALVKAKLLSDIVKKLPSGDVEIIREDNEVKIRCQKIEFRLPTLDPLDFPKMDRKPIDSFCEFAANEFEDAMDKVIFATSKDETRPTFTGVLFEREGDVINLVGMDGHRLAICKLKPIEVDGEFSKIVPAENLDDITKIIDIEEAEKVRVSFFENQALFEIGSTSVIVTLISGRFFDYKNVIPTEYSTKISISADVLESTLERASIVSKDEKTNVQAVIFEVSGMMFRVMSYSTDGRYEEDVLCDVEGKDIRIGFNVKYFLDVLKVLDGGVDIYITSLTSPSVVKQQGDEGYIYLVLPVKMPE; this comes from the coding sequence ATGAGATTTGTTGTGGATAAAAGCACTCTGCAAGATAATATTTCCAAGGTAATACCTGCTGCAGCATCAACAAAGGTAACATCCATTTTAGAGTGCGTATTAATTGAAGCAGAAGATGTGGTTGTATTTACCACAAACGATATGAAAATGCAAATGCAAACAGAGTTTCAGGCAGAGATTTTAGAAAGAGGAGCAGCACTTGTCAAGGCAAAGCTTCTATCTGATATTGTAAAAAAGCTTCCTTCTGGTGACGTTGAAATAATAAGAGAGGACAACGAAGTAAAAATCAGGTGTCAGAAGATAGAATTTAGGCTCCCAACTCTTGACCCACTTGACTTTCCAAAGATGGACAGAAAGCCAATTGATAGCTTTTGTGAGTTTGCAGCAAACGAGTTTGAGGACGCAATGGACAAGGTTATATTTGCAACATCTAAGGATGAGACAAGGCCTACCTTTACAGGGGTGCTTTTCGAAAGAGAAGGCGATGTTATAAACCTTGTCGGGATGGACGGGCACAGGCTCGCAATTTGCAAGTTAAAACCAATTGAAGTAGACGGCGAGTTTTCAAAGATTGTGCCAGCTGAGAACTTAGATGATATAACAAAGATAATAGACATTGAAGAAGCAGAAAAGGTAAGAGTTTCGTTCTTTGAAAATCAGGCTCTGTTTGAGATAGGCTCGACCAGCGTCATTGTAACCCTCATATCAGGTAGATTTTTTGACTATAAAAATGTCATTCCGACAGAGTATTCAACAAAGATTTCAATCTCAGCAGATGTTTTAGAGAGCACACTTGAAAGAGCATCAATTGTTTCAAAGGATGAGAAAACAAATGTCCAAGCTGTTATATTTGAGGTTTCTGGTATGATGTTCAGGGTCATGTCATATTCAACAGATGGAAGATACGAAGAAGATGTTCTTTGCGATGTTGAAGGAAAAGACATCAGAATTGGGTTTAATGTTAAATACTTTTTAGATGTTCTAAAGGTTTTAGATGGAGGAGTAGACATTTACATTACATCACTTACAAGCCCGAGCGTTGTAAAGCAGCAAGGGGATGAGGGCTACATCTATCTTGTGCTTCCTGTTAAGATGCCAGAATAA
- the recF gene encoding DNA replication/repair protein RecF (All proteins in this family for which functions are known are DNA-binding proteins that assist the filamentation of RecA onto DNA for the initiation of recombination or recombinational repair.), producing the protein MIIKSIYLENFRNHNERFFEFKDGINLILGKNASGKTNLLEAIYFCLCGKSFKSKDTNLISFDSEYFKLEASVLANDVEYGILCYVDRLGQKRIMINEKKINRLSELIEKFKFVYFEPDSTELIKQDPKVRRKFLDMEVAKLYPYMIKTFQDYQKALMSRNAFLKSYDKKDIIDVYDIELSKLGCQILKKREEIIKRLSEATKEIWYKVFEDKSTIDIVFRPSIPSSSEEEYYSQLKKQFEKDVQMGFTTKGVHRDDFDVFINGQNAKEYASEGQIKFACIAISLASAKLFEKPVLLLDDIFSELDSEKRKNVLKLCKDYQAIITSADEKDSLVKTGLLSHDINLIQL; encoded by the coding sequence ATGATAATAAAGAGTATTTACCTTGAAAATTTTAGAAATCATAATGAAAGGTTTTTTGAGTTCAAAGATGGAATAAATTTGATTTTAGGTAAAAACGCCTCAGGAAAGACAAACCTTCTTGAGGCTATATATTTTTGTCTTTGTGGAAAGTCTTTTAAATCAAAGGATACAAATCTCATCAGTTTCGATAGCGAATATTTTAAGCTTGAAGCAAGTGTTTTAGCAAATGACGTTGAATATGGTATATTATGCTATGTAGACAGGCTCGGTCAAAAGAGAATAATGATAAATGAGAAGAAAATAAATAGGCTATCCGAGCTTATAGAAAAATTCAAATTTGTATATTTTGAGCCAGATTCGACAGAGCTTATAAAGCAAGACCCAAAGGTGCGACGAAAGTTTTTGGACATGGAGGTTGCAAAACTATACCCTTACATGATAAAAACCTTTCAAGACTATCAAAAAGCCTTGATGAGCAGAAACGCTTTTTTGAAAAGTTATGATAAAAAGGATATAATAGATGTGTATGATATTGAGCTTTCTAAATTGGGTTGTCAGATATTAAAAAAAAGAGAAGAGATAATAAAGAGGTTGTCTGAGGCAACAAAAGAGATTTGGTACAAAGTGTTTGAAGACAAAAGCACAATTGACATCGTCTTCAGACCCTCAATTCCATCATCAAGTGAAGAAGAGTATTACAGCCAGCTTAAGAAGCAGTTTGAAAAGGATGTCCAGATGGGGTTTACAACCAAAGGTGTTCACAGAGATGATTTTGATGTTTTTATAAACGGCCAAAATGCAAAAGAATATGCCTCAGAAGGCCAAATTAAGTTTGCATGCATTGCAATCTCTCTTGCATCTGCAAAGCTTTTTGAAAAACCAGTTTTGCTTTTAGATGATATATTCTCAGAGCTTGACAGTGAAAAAAGAAAAAATGTTTTAAAGCTTTGTAAAGATTATCAAGCAATTATAACCTCTGCAGATGAGAAAGACAGTTTAGTAAAAACAGGGCTTTTGAGCCATGATATAAATCTCATTCAACTTTAA
- the remB gene encoding extracellular matrix regulator RemB, translating to MFAHIGEDYVVNSSELLLIMNYDIFMSSEDNLRILESLKNEDRLVVINDDLKKSIIILEIDGRLYAIVSPVSSTTIAKRFLNFNYYVDNYLDES from the coding sequence ATGTTCGCTCATATAGGTGAGGATTATGTTGTAAACAGTTCAGAGCTTCTTTTGATAATGAACTACGACATTTTTATGAGCTCTGAAGATAACTTGAGAATTTTGGAAAGTCTTAAAAACGAAGATAGGCTTGTTGTCATAAACGATGATTTGAAAAAGTCAATTATAATCCTTGAGATTGATGGAAGGCTGTATGCTATTGTCTCTCCTGTGTCCTCAACAACAATTGCAAAAAGGTTTTTGAATTTTAATTACTATGTAGACAACTACTTAGATGAAAGTTAA
- the gyrB gene encoding DNA topoisomerase (ATP-hydrolyzing) subunit B: MKLATTKNPNQEYTASEIQVLEGLEAVRKRPGMYIGSTSQRGLHHLVYEIVDNAIDEAMAGFCKNIDVTIHRDNSVTVLDDGRGIPVDIHPKLQKSGVEVVFTVLHAGGKFNESVYKVSGGLHGVGASVVNALSRYLEVEVYRDGNIYYQKYERGKPVCDLKVIGQTQRTGTKVTFLPDDEIFETIEFDADVLLQRLRELAFLNKGIRITFTDEREKNPKTIELKYDGGIAEFVKFLNRNKEVLHPEPIYIEGEKNQILVEVAIQYTDQFGENIYSFANNIATIDGGTHLVGFKAAVTKAVNEYAKKYNFVKGDNQLLGEDIRDGMTAVVSVKIHEPQFEGQTKTKLGNSEARWAVENLVSEKLAAFLEENPDVSKKIIDKALLAAKAREEAKKARELVIKRKSALDSSNLPGKLADCSEKDPEKCEIFIVEGDSAGGSAKQGRDRRYQAILPLWGKMLNVEKASQDKIYSNDKLLPLIQALGVGVGNDIDLKKLRYHKIIIMADADVDGSHIRTLLLTFFYRYMRPLIENGHIYIAQPPLYKITKGKQVRYAYNDKELQKILQEMKDAQVQRFKGLGEMNAEELWETTMDPARRILLRVELEDAVMAEEIFTILMGEKVEPRREFIEKNAKYVRNLDI; encoded by the coding sequence ATGAAGTTGGCTACAACAAAAAATCCAAATCAAGAATATACTGCAAGTGAAATACAGGTTTTAGAAGGGCTTGAAGCTGTAAGAAAACGTCCTGGAATGTATATAGGTTCAACATCCCAGCGAGGTCTTCATCACTTGGTATATGAGATTGTTGACAATGCAATTGACGAGGCAATGGCAGGGTTTTGCAAAAACATTGATGTTACTATTCACAGGGACAATTCTGTAACTGTATTAGACGATGGACGAGGAATTCCTGTTGACATTCATCCAAAACTTCAAAAAAGCGGTGTTGAGGTAGTATTTACAGTACTTCACGCAGGTGGAAAGTTCAATGAAAGTGTGTATAAAGTGTCTGGCGGTCTTCATGGTGTTGGTGCATCTGTTGTTAATGCACTCTCAAGATACTTAGAGGTTGAAGTTTACAGAGACGGCAATATATATTATCAAAAGTATGAAAGAGGAAAGCCAGTTTGTGATTTAAAGGTAATTGGTCAGACACAACGGACAGGTACAAAAGTTACATTCTTGCCAGACGATGAGATATTTGAGACAATTGAGTTTGACGCAGACGTTTTGCTGCAGCGTCTTCGTGAGCTTGCGTTTTTAAACAAAGGGATAAGGATAACATTTACTGATGAGAGAGAAAAAAATCCAAAGACAATTGAGCTAAAGTACGATGGCGGTATTGCAGAGTTTGTAAAGTTTTTAAACCGAAACAAAGAGGTTTTGCACCCAGAGCCAATTTACATTGAGGGCGAGAAAAACCAAATCTTGGTTGAGGTTGCAATCCAATACACAGACCAGTTTGGTGAGAACATTTACTCATTTGCAAACAACATAGCGACAATAGACGGTGGTACACACTTAGTTGGCTTTAAAGCTGCTGTGACAAAGGCTGTGAACGAGTATGCAAAAAAATACAACTTTGTAAAAGGAGATAACCAGCTTTTGGGTGAAGACATAAGAGATGGCATGACAGCGGTTGTGTCTGTTAAGATTCACGAGCCGCAATTTGAAGGCCAGACGAAAACAAAGCTTGGAAACAGCGAGGCACGCTGGGCAGTTGAAAATTTAGTTTCTGAAAAGCTTGCAGCATTTTTAGAAGAAAATCCTGATGTGTCAAAAAAGATAATAGACAAGGCACTCTTGGCGGCAAAAGCGCGCGAAGAGGCAAAAAAGGCAAGAGAGCTTGTTATAAAAAGAAAATCTGCTTTAGACAGCTCAAACCTTCCAGGAAAACTTGCAGACTGTTCAGAAAAAGACCCTGAAAAGTGCGAGATATTCATTGTTGAGGGTGACTCTGCAGGTGGTTCTGCAAAGCAAGGACGAGATAGGCGTTATCAGGCAATCTTGCCGCTTTGGGGTAAGATGCTAAATGTCGAGAAAGCAAGCCAGGACAAGATTTATTCAAACGACAAGCTTCTTCCTTTAATTCAAGCGTTGGGGGTTGGTGTTGGAAATGACATTGACCTTAAAAAACTCAGATACCACAAGATAATTATCATGGCAGATGCTGATGTTGATGGTTCTCATATAAGGACACTGCTTTTGACATTCTTCTACAGATACATGAGACCTCTTATTGAAAATGGGCACATTTACATTGCCCAGCCACCACTTTACAAGATAACAAAAGGAAAACAGGTTCGATATGCGTATAACGACAAAGAGCTTCAGAAAATCTTGCAAGAGATGAAGGATGCCCAGGTTCAGCGATTCAAAGGTCTTGGTGAGATGAACGCAGAAGAGCTGTGGGAGACTACAATGGACCCTGCAAGGAGGATTCTTTTGAGAGTTGAGCTTGAAGATGCTGTCATGGCAGAGGAGATCTTCACAATTTTGATGGGCGAGAAGGTCGAACCGAGAAGAGAGTTTATTGAGAAAAATGCTAAGTATGTAAGGAATTTGGATATATAA
- a CDS encoding flavodoxin family protein, which yields MRFLIVFYSLTGNSRKVAQALSKVLRCEIVEIKESSSRKSIFGFLRSGYEAITKKIVPIEDIDKDFSKYDHVIVVSPIWAGNLPSPVRSFLKRYLVFIKNISFIFTLASEKEVDVINVFEKDFGKKSLYCMSISKKKIQSQEFEKAVNEFAQKIKIE from the coding sequence ATGAGATTTTTAATAGTCTTTTACTCTTTAACAGGAAACTCAAGAAAAGTGGCACAGGCATTGTCAAAGGTGTTGAGATGTGAAATTGTTGAAATTAAAGAATCTTCAAGTAGAAAGAGTATATTTGGTTTTTTGAGGTCTGGATATGAAGCAATCACAAAGAAAATAGTTCCTATTGAAGATATTGATAAAGATTTTTCAAAATATGATCATGTAATAGTGGTATCTCCTATTTGGGCTGGTAATTTGCCAAGTCCAGTAAGGAGTTTTTTAAAAAGGTATTTGGTTTTTATAAAAAATATCAGTTTTATTTTTACTCTTGCATCTGAAAAAGAAGTTGATGTTATAAATGTTTTTGAAAAAGATTTTGGCAAAAAGAGCTTATATTGTATGAGCATTTCTAAAAAGAAAATTCAATCTCAAGAATTTGAAAAAGCTGTTAACGAGTTTGCTCAGAAGATTAAAATAGAATAG
- the gyrA gene encoding DNA gyrase subunit A encodes MEELDFRIIPVEIQEEMKRSYIDYAMSVIVSRALPDVRDGLKPVHRRILYAMNEIGLTPDKPYRKSATVVGHVLAKYHPHGDAAVYESLVRMAQDFSMRHPLVDGHGNFGSIDGDPPAAMRYTEARMSRIAVEMLRDIEKETVDFMPNFDESAKEPKVLPSRFPNLLVNGSQGIAVGMATNIPPHNLAEVVDAIVYMLDHPDATLDDIMKIIKGPDFPTGGFIIGKKGIKEAYSTGKGKIVVRAKTTIEQTSKGRQRIVVTELPYMVNKARLIEKIAELVRDKKIEGISDIRDETDKEGLRIVIEIKKDADANVVLKQLYKNTQLQDTFGIIMLALVDNQPKVLTLLDMLNYYIEHQKDVIVRRTKYDLKKAEERAHILEGLKKALDHIDEIISIIRSSRTVNEAKERLIERFEFTEVQAQAILDMRLQRLTGLERQKIEEELAELLKMIEYYKNVLANEAMVKEIIKKEILEIKEKYKDERRTKIIQDEQEDFEEEELIQEQDTVITLTHFGYIKRLPLDTYKSQKRGGKGITGISTREEDFVEEVFVTTTHHYILFFTDKGKVYKLRAYEVPEASRQAKGTAIVNLIQIGKDEKITACMTVKDFKEGFLMMCTKNGTIKKVLLSEFENTTKAGKKAITLSEDDCLIDVKLTSGNDEIVLVSSGGYCVVFNENDVRVMGRSAQGVKGMTLEDGDFVVGMEKVSDGKYLLCVTENGFGKRSDIEEYRKTKRGAKGVLTYKVTEKTGRIVDIKMVNDNDEIMLCSTDGVFIRLEIDQVPIQGRSTQGVKLMRIDGDSIKVSSIARVREEE; translated from the coding sequence ATGGAAGAGCTGGATTTCAGGATAATTCCTGTTGAGATACAAGAAGAAATGAAACGAAGCTATATAGACTATGCAATGAGCGTAATTGTGTCCCGTGCGCTGCCAGATGTTCGCGATGGTCTAAAACCTGTTCACAGAAGAATACTTTATGCAATGAACGAGATAGGTCTTACACCTGACAAGCCTTACAGAAAGTCTGCAACAGTTGTGGGGCATGTTTTGGCTAAATACCATCCACACGGCGATGCAGCTGTGTACGAAAGCCTTGTTCGAATGGCACAGGACTTTTCCATGCGCCACCCTCTTGTTGACGGGCATGGAAATTTTGGATCGATTGACGGTGACCCACCTGCTGCTATGCGTTACACAGAAGCGCGTATGAGCAGAATTGCGGTGGAGATGCTTCGTGATATTGAAAAAGAAACAGTCGATTTTATGCCAAACTTTGATGAGTCTGCAAAAGAGCCAAAGGTTTTGCCATCGCGTTTCCCAAACCTTTTGGTAAATGGCAGCCAAGGTATTGCAGTTGGTATGGCAACAAACATTCCACCGCACAACTTGGCAGAAGTTGTAGATGCAATTGTGTACATGCTTGACCATCCAGATGCTACCTTAGATGACATTATGAAGATAATTAAAGGGCCTGATTTTCCAACAGGTGGATTTATAATCGGCAAAAAGGGGATAAAAGAGGCATATTCAACTGGTAAGGGCAAGATTGTGGTGCGTGCAAAGACTACGATTGAGCAGACATCTAAGGGAAGACAGAGAATAGTTGTAACAGAGCTTCCTTACATGGTAAACAAGGCACGACTTATCGAAAAGATTGCTGAGCTTGTGCGGGACAAGAAGATTGAAGGAATTTCAGATATAAGAGATGAGACTGACAAAGAGGGCTTGAGGATTGTAATTGAGATAAAGAAGGATGCCGATGCAAATGTTGTGCTAAAACAGCTTTACAAGAACACCCAACTGCAAGACACATTTGGAATAATAATGCTTGCGCTTGTTGACAATCAGCCAAAGGTCCTGACTCTTTTGGATATGCTAAACTACTACATTGAACATCAAAAGGATGTAATTGTAAGGCGAACAAAATATGACCTCAAAAAAGCTGAAGAAAGGGCTCACATCTTAGAAGGGCTCAAAAAAGCACTTGACCACATAGATGAGATTATCTCAATCATTCGTTCATCAAGGACAGTAAATGAGGCAAAGGAAAGGCTAATTGAAAGATTTGAATTTACAGAGGTCCAAGCGCAGGCAATACTTGACATGAGACTGCAACGCCTCACTGGCCTTGAGAGACAAAAGATTGAAGAAGAGCTTGCGGAGCTTCTTAAGATGATTGAGTACTACAAAAACGTGCTTGCAAACGAGGCAATGGTAAAAGAGATTATCAAAAAAGAGATTTTAGAGATAAAAGAAAAGTACAAGGATGAGAGAAGGACAAAGATAATTCAAGATGAACAAGAAGATTTTGAAGAAGAAGAACTTATCCAAGAACAAGACACAGTAATTACACTTACACACTTTGGATACATCAAAAGACTTCCACTTGACACATACAAGAGCCAGAAAAGAGGCGGCAAGGGCATAACAGGAATCTCAACAAGAGAAGAGGACTTTGTTGAAGAGGTATTTGTCACAACAACTCATCACTACATCTTGTTCTTTACAGACAAAGGAAAAGTGTATAAGCTCAGAGCATATGAAGTGCCAGAGGCATCAAGACAGGCAAAAGGCACGGCAATTGTCAATCTCATTCAGATTGGCAAAGATGAAAAAATCACAGCTTGCATGACTGTGAAGGACTTCAAAGAAGGCTTCTTGATGATGTGCACCAAAAACGGAACAATCAAAAAGGTGCTTTTGAGCGAGTTTGAAAATACAACAAAGGCAGGCAAAAAAGCAATAACTTTGTCTGAGGATGACTGCCTGATTGATGTAAAACTCACATCTGGCAATGACGAGATTGTTCTTGTTTCAAGCGGAGGGTATTGTGTTGTTTTCAATGAAAATGATGTAAGAGTTATGGGAAGGTCAGCCCAAGGCGTCAAGGGTATGACCCTTGAAGATGGCGACTTTGTTGTTGGAATGGAAAAGGTAAGCGATGGCAAGTACCTTTTGTGCGTAACAGAAAACGGTTTTGGAAAAAGAAGCGATATTGAGGAGTACAGGAAAACAAAACGCGGCGCAAAAGGAGTTTTGACATACAAGGTCACAGAAAAGACGGGCAGAATTGTTGATATTAAGATGGTAAATGACAATGATGAGATAATGCTGTGCTCAACAGATGGAGTGTTTATTAGGCTTGAAATAGATCAGGTGCCAATTCAAGGAAGGTCAACCCAAGGTGTTAAACTCATGCGAATAGACGGCGATAGCATAAAGGTGTCGTCAATTGCAAGGGTTAGAGAGGAAGAATAA
- a CDS encoding rhomboid family intramembrane serine protease, with amino-acid sequence MIPLKDTIPSREKPFVTWTIILVNVFVFLYQVSLPQAKAEEFVFRYGFIPERFTYYLQHGLLFAVTASVGSILTSMFLHASWMHLISNMWSLWLFGDNVEDRVGHFRFLIFYILSGIVASLTHWFFNATSSIPTVGASGAISGVMGAYFLMFPLSRIVTLIPIGFIPLFIEIPAIIFLGFWFLSQVSSGILELFGPVFGSGIAWWAHIGGFLFGMLTINMFKKKYRRYNNFFDDEIFYYRYF; translated from the coding sequence ATGATACCTTTAAAAGACACAATTCCAAGCAGGGAAAAACCTTTTGTGACCTGGACAATTATATTGGTAAATGTTTTTGTATTCTTGTACCAGGTATCACTGCCTCAAGCCAAGGCAGAGGAGTTTGTGTTCAGATATGGATTTATTCCAGAAAGGTTTACCTACTATCTTCAACATGGACTTTTGTTTGCAGTCACAGCTTCAGTCGGTTCAATTCTAACATCTATGTTTTTGCACGCAAGCTGGATGCACCTGATTTCCAACATGTGGAGCCTATGGCTTTTTGGCGACAATGTGGAGGACAGAGTAGGGCACTTTAGGTTTTTGATATTCTACATTTTGAGTGGAATTGTAGCATCACTTACTCACTGGTTTTTCAATGCAACATCTTCCATTCCAACAGTTGGGGCATCAGGTGCAATCTCTGGTGTAATGGGTGCATATTTTTTGATGTTCCCACTGTCAAGAATTGTAACTTTAATTCCAATTGGGTTTATTCCACTTTTTATTGAGATTCCAGCAATCATTTTCCTTGGATTTTGGTTTTTGTCACAGGTCTCATCTGGGATATTAGAACTATTTGGACCTGTATTTGGAAGCGGCATTGCATGGTGGGCCCATATAGGGGGATTCTTATTTGGTATGCTTACTATCAATATGTTTAAGAAAAAATATAGAAGATACAACAACTTCTTTGACGATGAGATTTTCTATTACAGATACTTTTAA
- a CDS encoding SDH family Clp fold serine proteinase gives MSFWDILILYLIITSIQPVMKQRMIESARQKMIAKIEKKRGSRVILLVHRQETMSFLGFPIYKYIDINDSEEVIRAISMTDPSVPLDIILHTPGGLVLASLQIARAIKRHKGKVTVHVPHHAMSGGTLIALAADEIVMAPDAVLGPVDPQIGEFPAVSILEVVKQKPMTEIDDRTLILADVAKKAIRQTKDAVLELLSGNYPDDVAENIAKELVEGKWTHDYPITYEKAKELGLKVRCDIDKEIQQLMSLYPQPVVKRSSVEYLWYPKGK, from the coding sequence ATGAGTTTTTGGGATATATTAATACTGTATCTAATTATTACATCTATTCAGCCTGTGATGAAGCAAAGGATGATTGAATCTGCAAGGCAAAAGATGATTGCAAAGATAGAGAAAAAAAGAGGCTCAAGAGTTATTTTGCTTGTCCACAGGCAAGAAACAATGAGTTTTTTAGGCTTTCCCATCTATAAATATATTGACATAAACGACTCAGAAGAGGTAATTCGAGCAATCTCAATGACAGACCCCTCTGTGCCACTTGATATTATCCTTCACACACCAGGTGGCCTGGTTTTAGCATCCCTTCAGATTGCAAGAGCCATAAAGCGCCATAAAGGCAAGGTCACAGTCCATGTTCCTCACCATGCAATGTCAGGTGGGACGCTGATTGCTTTGGCAGCAGATGAGATAGTCATGGCTCCAGATGCGGTTTTAGGACCTGTTGATCCACAAATTGGTGAGTTTCCAGCAGTTTCGATTCTGGAAGTTGTGAAGCAAAAGCCAATGACAGAGATAGATGATAGAACATTGATTTTAGCTGATGTTGCTAAAAAGGCTATAAGACAGACAAAGGATGCAGTTTTAGAGCTTTTGAGCGGAAACTACCCAGACGATGTTGCAGAGAACATCGCAAAAGAGCTTGTTGAAGGTAAGTGGACGCACGACTATCCAATCACCTATGAAAAGGCAAAAGAGCTTGGATTAAAGGTAAGGTGTGATATAGACAAAGAAATTCAGCAGCTCATGAGCCTATATCCTCAGCCTGTTGTGAAAAGGTCATCTGTTGAGTATTTGTGGTATCCAAAGGGGAAGTAA
- a CDS encoding LemA family protein, producing MKRKSRVLIIILVAIAFVLLYLFSVYNSLVKAEENVKSKWSQVENQLQRRADLIPNLVNTVKGYAKHEKDIFEKLAEARSKLINSSTVEDKVKANEELSNALSRLLAIVENYPDLKADQTFITLMDELSGTENRIAVARKDYNDAVRSYNTKIKVFPNVIIARMFGFEEKPYFKAEAEAQKVPTVDFSK from the coding sequence GTGAAAAGAAAAAGTCGCGTACTTATAATCATCTTAGTAGCAATAGCTTTTGTTTTGCTCTATCTTTTTTCAGTATACAACAGCCTTGTTAAAGCTGAAGAAAACGTAAAAAGTAAGTGGAGTCAGGTGGAGAATCAGCTTCAAAGAAGAGCAGATTTAATTCCTAACCTTGTAAACACAGTAAAAGGTTATGCAAAGCATGAAAAGGATATCTTCGAAAAGCTTGCAGAAGCAAGGTCAAAACTGATAAACTCTTCAACAGTTGAGGACAAAGTAAAAGCAAATGAAGAGCTTTCTAATGCACTTTCAAGGCTTTTGGCGATAGTTGAAAACTACCCTGACCTCAAAGCTGACCAAACCTTTATTACACTTATGGATGAGCTATCTGGCACAGAAAACAGAATAGCTGTTGCAAGAAAAGACTACAACGATGCGGTAAGAAGCTATAACACAAAGATAAAAGTCTTCCCGAATGTAATTATTGCGCGCATGTTTGGATTTGAAGAAAAACCATATTTCAAAGCGGAAGCAGAGGCTCAAAAAGTTCCCACAGTTGATTTTTCAAAGTAA
- a CDS encoding TPM domain-containing protein yields MLFLLIVFLPLYSLASIPQKPAENSYVFDYANLIDDSDEDQMRALAKKIEDSTSAEIVVVTVETLGNYTIEEYALNLFRKWGIGNKEKDNGVLILVNKENLLANKKGKIRIEVGYGLEGAIPDGKAGRILDTYAIPAFENKEYSRGIKDTFYAVASEVAKEYNLNLDELQGYGDAQTIDNNSTAEDDSELKLPDAIAIIVFVIIFVFISLKSRRKGSWWYRGPWDGFGGGFGGGSSGGGFGGFGGGSSGGGGASR; encoded by the coding sequence ATGCTTTTTTTGCTCATTGTATTTTTGCCGCTATATAGCTTAGCAAGTATTCCGCAAAAGCCAGCTGAAAATAGCTATGTCTTTGACTATGCAAACCTCATAGATGATTCCGACGAAGATCAGATGAGAGCTTTGGCAAAGAAAATAGAGGATAGCACATCTGCAGAGATTGTAGTTGTTACTGTTGAAACTTTGGGAAACTACACGATAGAGGAATATGCTCTAAACCTTTTTAGAAAATGGGGAATTGGGAACAAAGAAAAAGACAATGGCGTTTTGATTTTAGTGAATAAAGAAAACCTTCTTGCAAATAAAAAAGGAAAGATAAGAATAGAAGTTGGTTATGGCTTAGAAGGTGCAATCCCAGATGGCAAGGCAGGGAGAATTTTAGACACATATGCAATTCCAGCGTTTGAGAACAAAGAATACTCAAGAGGGATAAAGGATACATTCTATGCAGTTGCAAGTGAGGTCGCAAAGGAGTATAACCTGAATTTAGATGAACTTCAAGGGTACGGCGATGCACAAACAATAGATAATAACTCTACAGCTGAAGATGACAGTGAACTGAAACTTCCAGATGCAATAGCAATTATAGTCTTTGTAATAATTTTTGTTTTTATCTCTTTAAAATCCCGTAGAAAAGGCAGCTGGTGGTACAGAGGTCCATGGGATGGTTTTGGCGGTGGCTTTGGCGGCGGTTCATCTGGTGGTGGCTTTGGCGGTTTTGGTGGTGGCTCTTCTGGCGGTGGCGGTGCAAGCAGGTAA